Proteins encoded together in one Streptomyces sp. B1I3 window:
- a CDS encoding CdaR family transcriptional regulator: protein MQRRSDEQGQALLDALLEGRPQEPGLAARAAAALGLPEQGRYTVVVFRAGGCGPADLSTAADGMRFFRRTRADCEILVVALADHDPAGLAPLLARWCPGPGGIGPPVDGLAELGAARRLADVALLTCPPGTAGIVRLEERLPAALVASQPELSARLLADVFGPLLALDPADRALLVRTLDAWLECGGSAGRAAGRLYCHRNTVLNRLRRLEQLTARSLSQPRELVEMMLALYAFELSAPL from the coding sequence ATGCAGCGGCGCAGTGACGAGCAGGGCCAGGCGCTGCTCGACGCCCTGCTGGAGGGGCGGCCGCAGGAGCCGGGTCTCGCGGCCCGCGCGGCCGCCGCCCTCGGGCTGCCGGAGCAGGGCCGCTACACGGTGGTGGTGTTCCGGGCGGGCGGGTGCGGGCCGGCGGACCTGAGCACGGCGGCGGACGGCATGCGGTTCTTCCGGCGGACGCGGGCCGACTGCGAGATCCTCGTCGTCGCCCTCGCGGACCACGACCCGGCCGGGCTCGCCCCGTTGCTGGCGCGGTGGTGTCCGGGCCCCGGCGGGATCGGTCCGCCGGTGGACGGCCTCGCCGAACTGGGGGCGGCCCGCCGGCTGGCCGATGTGGCGTTGCTGACCTGCCCACCGGGCACGGCGGGGATCGTACGGCTGGAGGAGCGGCTGCCGGCGGCGCTGGTGGCGAGCCAGCCGGAGCTGTCGGCACGGCTGCTCGCCGACGTCTTCGGGCCGCTGCTGGCCCTGGACCCGGCGGACCGTGCGCTGCTGGTGCGGACGCTGGACGCGTGGCTGGAGTGCGGGGGGTCGGCGGGGCGGGCGGCGGGCCGCCTGTACTGCCACCGCAACACGGTGCTCAACCGTCTGCGGCGGCTGGAGCAGCTGACGGCCCGGTCCCTGTCACAGCCGCGGGAACTGGTCGAGATGATGCTGGCCCTGTACGCGTTCGAGCTGTCGGCGCCGCTGTGA
- a CDS encoding (2Fe-2S) ferredoxin domain-containing protein, whose translation MSRRTRRTAGEPGPARPTVSVCRGCCCGTPKIPGVDHAGQLAHLRRSLDGSATVRAVECLDACEQGNVIVVQPSAEGRRAGGRPVWLGLVNDPHAVDDIVSWAQDGGPGLADPPDILDLYVFRPSRRVRAELER comes from the coding sequence ATGAGCCGTCGCACGCGCCGGACCGCCGGCGAACCCGGGCCGGCCCGGCCCACCGTCAGCGTCTGCCGGGGCTGCTGCTGCGGTACCCCGAAGATCCCCGGTGTGGACCACGCCGGCCAGCTGGCGCACCTGCGGCGGTCACTCGACGGGAGCGCCACCGTGCGTGCCGTGGAGTGCCTGGACGCCTGCGAACAGGGCAACGTCATCGTCGTACAGCCGTCGGCCGAGGGGCGCCGGGCCGGTGGGCGGCCCGTATGGCTCGGGCTGGTCAACGACCCCCACGCCGTCGACGACATCGTCAGCTGGGCCCAGGACGGCGGCCCGGGCCTCGCGGACCCGCCGGACATCCTCGACCTGTACGTCTTCCGCCCCTCGCGCCGCGTACGGGCGGAGCTGGAGCGCTGA
- a CDS encoding branched-chain amino acid ABC transporter permease: MTTFIELLLGGLAIGSVYALIALGFVVIFKATEVVNFAHASLLLAGGYVTAVLHDDIGFWPALAVGIAGAAVVGAAVEFLVMRRYRGSDHSVLAIVTIGVDILITTELTRRMGTEVLALGDPWGDGVVTVGGVTLAQTRIAAFVVAGLLITLFLLAFRYTSWGVSMRAAAENPQTAALMGIRLGRVSLSAWAVAGALAAVAALFLTVFPTPGLERATSFAALKAFPAAILGGLDSTTGALVGGLVVGVTESLATGYQSDLSFLGRGIGDLAPYLVMIAVLLIRPAGLFGTKELARV, translated from the coding sequence ATGACCACCTTCATCGAACTCCTCCTCGGCGGACTCGCCATCGGATCGGTCTACGCACTGATCGCGCTCGGTTTCGTCGTCATCTTCAAGGCCACCGAGGTCGTCAACTTCGCGCACGCCTCCCTGCTGCTGGCGGGCGGTTACGTCACCGCGGTCCTCCACGACGACATCGGTTTCTGGCCCGCGCTCGCCGTCGGCATCGCGGGCGCCGCGGTCGTCGGCGCCGCCGTCGAGTTCCTCGTGATGCGCCGCTACCGGGGCAGTGACCACAGCGTCCTCGCCATCGTCACCATCGGCGTCGACATCCTCATCACCACCGAACTCACCCGGCGGATGGGTACGGAGGTCCTCGCCCTCGGCGACCCGTGGGGCGACGGCGTCGTCACCGTCGGCGGCGTCACCCTGGCACAGACCCGCATCGCGGCCTTCGTCGTCGCCGGACTGCTCATCACTCTGTTCCTCCTCGCCTTCCGCTACACCTCCTGGGGCGTGTCGATGCGGGCCGCCGCGGAGAACCCGCAGACGGCGGCCCTGATGGGGATCAGGCTCGGCCGGGTCTCGCTCTCGGCCTGGGCGGTCGCCGGGGCCCTCGCCGCGGTCGCGGCCCTCTTCCTGACCGTCTTTCCCACCCCGGGGCTGGAGCGGGCCACCTCCTTCGCGGCGCTCAAGGCGTTCCCCGCCGCGATCCTCGGCGGCCTGGACTCCACGACGGGCGCCCTGGTCGGAGGCCTCGTCGTCGGGGTCACCGAGTCGCTCGCCACCGGCTACCAGAGCGACCTGTCCTTCCTCGGACGCGGTATCGGGGACCTCGCGCCCTACCTCGTGATGATCGCCGTCCTGCTCATCAGGCCGGCGGGACTGTTCGGCACGAAGGAGCTCGCCCGTGTCTGA
- a CDS encoding type II toxin-antitoxin system VapB family antitoxin, whose translation MAKVTVALDAELVVEVMVLAGVGNPQDAVELVVRDYIARGHRTEARAAAHDDARREADARPQDPQG comes from the coding sequence ATGGCCAAGGTCACCGTTGCTCTGGACGCCGAACTCGTCGTGGAAGTCATGGTCCTCGCGGGGGTGGGCAACCCGCAGGACGCCGTCGAACTCGTCGTGCGCGACTACATCGCGCGCGGCCACCGCACCGAGGCGCGGGCGGCCGCCCACGACGACGCGCGTCGGGAGGCCGACGCCCGGCCTCAGGACCCGCAGGGCTGA
- a CDS encoding ABC transporter substrate-binding protein translates to MKLRVYGAVLATLTLAVTGCSEKAKSGDDTAADKSGVKTGEGVTDTKITLGALTDMTGVYASLGKSVTQAQQLWVKQTNAAGGICDRQIELTIRDHGYDPQKAVAAYTELEPNVLGFSQFLGSPFVAAVEQRIDGQDKAVVLPQAWSANLLGSKYIRVIGATYDIETINLIDYLLDEKRIAKGDKIGHVYFEGDYGENALAGSKHAAKEAGLTIVEQKIKPTDNDMTAQVSALKQAGVKAIVVSAGPRQAASLVGVAAATGFDVPVVGNNSAYAPQLLATQAGAALQKDYYIGAPSLPIGDPAKGTSDLAGAYAAEYPKDGLDNGVIAGYQAASLFGEALKKSCASKDLTRAGVDKALLSVKGFGDFGVEHDFTDPEAPSSRETVVMKPDAKSSGGLKVVRPAEVAPAAETFTRS, encoded by the coding sequence ATGAAACTGCGTGTCTACGGAGCGGTCCTCGCGACCCTCACCCTCGCCGTGACGGGGTGCAGCGAGAAGGCGAAGTCGGGAGACGACACGGCCGCGGACAAGAGCGGTGTGAAGACGGGCGAGGGGGTCACCGACACGAAGATCACCCTCGGTGCCCTCACCGACATGACCGGCGTGTACGCCTCGCTGGGCAAGAGCGTCACCCAGGCCCAGCAGCTGTGGGTGAAGCAGACCAACGCCGCGGGCGGCATCTGTGACCGGCAGATCGAGCTGACCATCCGTGACCACGGCTACGACCCGCAGAAGGCGGTCGCGGCCTACACCGAACTGGAGCCGAACGTCCTGGGCTTCTCCCAGTTCCTCGGCTCACCCTTCGTCGCCGCCGTCGAACAGCGCATCGACGGTCAGGACAAGGCGGTCGTACTGCCGCAGGCCTGGTCGGCGAACCTGCTCGGCTCCAAGTACATCCGGGTCATCGGCGCCACCTACGACATCGAGACGATCAACCTGATCGACTACCTCCTCGACGAGAAGCGCATCGCCAAGGGCGACAAGATCGGCCACGTCTACTTCGAGGGCGACTACGGCGAGAACGCCCTCGCCGGCTCCAAGCACGCGGCGAAGGAAGCGGGGCTGACGATCGTCGAGCAGAAGATCAAGCCCACCGACAACGACATGACCGCCCAGGTCTCGGCGCTCAAGCAGGCCGGCGTCAAGGCGATCGTCGTCAGCGCCGGACCCCGCCAGGCGGCCTCGCTGGTCGGCGTCGCGGCGGCCACCGGCTTCGACGTCCCGGTCGTCGGCAACAACTCCGCCTACGCGCCGCAGCTCCTCGCCACCCAGGCCGGTGCGGCCCTGCAGAAGGACTACTACATCGGCGCACCCTCGCTGCCCATCGGCGACCCCGCAAAGGGCACGTCCGACCTCGCCGGGGCGTACGCGGCGGAGTACCCGAAGGACGGCCTGGACAACGGGGTCATCGCCGGTTACCAGGCGGCGTCCCTCTTCGGTGAGGCGCTGAAGAAGTCCTGCGCGTCCAAGGACCTCACCCGTGCCGGTGTCGACAAGGCGCTGCTCTCCGTCAAGGGCTTCGGTGACTTCGGGGTCGAGCACGACTTCACCGACCCGGAGGCGCCGTCCAGCCGGGAGACCGTCGTCATGAAGCCGGACGCGAAGTCCTCGGGTGGGCTCAAGGTCGTCCGCCCGGCCGAGGTCGCCCCGGCCGCGGAGACCTTCACGCGTTCCTGA
- a CDS encoding discoidin domain-containing protein: MTPHRRRRLLSRSLSASLSLALTAVGTAAAVVLAGAPAAQAAGVPAPSPVGIPGRGATVPFTEQEAEYAATNGSLIGPGRLYGTLPSEASGRQAVTLDAAGEYVEFTLTAPANAMTFRYSLPDNSAGTGRDASLDLRVNGSSLKSVPVTSKYGWYYGGYPFNNNPGDTNPHHFYDETRTMFGSTLAAGTKVRLQVTSTATSPSFTIDLADFEKVGAPVGRPSGALDVVGDFGADPTGAADSTAKIQAAVDAGRAQGREVYIPQGTFKVTDHIVVDRVTLRGAGPWYSVLTGRHATDRSKAVGVYGKYSAQGGSSNVTLKDFAVIGDIRERVDNDQVNAIGGAMSHSVVDNVWMQHTKCGAWMDGPMDDFTIRNSRILDQTADGVNFHYGVTNSTVTNTFVRNTGDDGLAMWAENVPNVNNKFTFNTVILPILANNIVTYGGKDITISDNVMSDTVTNGGGLHIANRYPGVNSGQGTAVAGTHTAARNTLIRTGNNDYNWHFGVGAIWFSGLNEPISNATVNITDSEILDSSYAAIHLIEGASNGLHFDNIKIDGAGTYALQIQSPGTASFNRVVATHIAQPNPIHNCVGSGFQITQGTGNSGWYANPPACTGVWPDPVWTNGGVPGGSGPTDPTDPTDPTDPPEETGNLAQGRPVTETSHADVYGAANAVDGNANSYWESRNNAFPQSVTVDLGAPKAVKRLVLKLPPAAAWATRTQTIGVSGSTDNSAYTALKAPAGYTFDPSSGNTATISLPGTPVRHLRLTFTANTGWPAGQLSELEAYTH; this comes from the coding sequence GTGACTCCACACCGAAGACGACGCCTGCTCAGCCGCTCCCTGTCCGCCTCCCTCTCCCTGGCCCTCACCGCCGTGGGCACCGCCGCGGCGGTCGTACTGGCCGGCGCCCCCGCGGCCCAGGCCGCCGGTGTCCCCGCACCGTCGCCCGTCGGGATACCGGGCCGGGGCGCCACCGTTCCGTTCACCGAGCAGGAGGCCGAGTACGCCGCCACCAACGGCTCGCTCATCGGGCCCGGACGCCTCTACGGCACGCTGCCCTCGGAGGCGTCGGGCCGGCAGGCCGTGACGCTCGACGCGGCCGGCGAGTACGTGGAGTTCACGCTCACCGCCCCGGCGAACGCGATGACCTTCCGCTACTCGCTCCCGGACAACTCCGCCGGAACCGGCCGGGACGCCTCCCTCGACCTGCGGGTGAACGGCTCGTCCCTCAAGAGCGTGCCGGTGACCTCCAAGTACGGCTGGTACTACGGGGGTTATCCCTTCAACAACAACCCGGGCGACACCAACCCGCACCACTTCTACGACGAGACCCGGACCATGTTCGGCTCCACCCTGGCCGCCGGTACGAAGGTGCGGCTCCAGGTGACCTCCACCGCCACCTCGCCGTCCTTCACCATCGACCTGGCGGACTTCGAGAAGGTCGGCGCCCCGGTCGGCAGACCGTCGGGAGCACTGGATGTGGTGGGCGACTTCGGCGCCGACCCGACGGGCGCCGCGGACTCCACCGCGAAGATCCAGGCCGCGGTCGATGCGGGCCGCGCCCAGGGCAGGGAGGTGTACATCCCGCAGGGCACCTTCAAGGTCACCGACCACATCGTCGTCGACCGGGTGACCCTGCGCGGTGCCGGCCCCTGGTACAGCGTGCTGACCGGGCGCCACGCCACGGACCGCAGCAAGGCGGTCGGGGTGTACGGGAAGTACTCGGCGCAGGGCGGCAGCAGCAACGTCACCCTGAAGGACTTCGCCGTCATCGGCGACATCCGTGAGCGGGTGGACAACGACCAGGTCAACGCCATCGGCGGGGCCATGTCCCACTCGGTCGTCGACAACGTCTGGATGCAGCACACCAAGTGCGGCGCCTGGATGGACGGTCCGATGGACGACTTCACCATCAGGAACAGCCGGATCCTGGACCAGACCGCCGACGGCGTGAACTTCCACTACGGCGTCACGAACTCCACGGTGACCAACACCTTCGTCCGCAACACAGGGGACGACGGGCTGGCCATGTGGGCGGAGAACGTACCGAACGTGAACAACAAGTTCACGTTCAACACCGTGATCCTGCCGATCCTGGCCAACAACATCGTCACGTACGGCGGCAAGGACATCACGATCTCCGACAACGTCATGTCGGACACCGTCACCAACGGCGGCGGCCTGCACATCGCCAATCGGTATCCCGGTGTCAACTCCGGTCAGGGTACCGCCGTGGCGGGCACGCACACCGCGGCACGCAACACGCTGATCCGGACCGGGAACAACGACTACAACTGGCACTTCGGGGTCGGCGCGATCTGGTTCAGCGGGCTCAACGAGCCGATCAGCAACGCGACCGTCAACATCACCGACAGCGAGATCCTGGACAGCTCCTACGCGGCCATCCACCTGATCGAGGGCGCGAGCAACGGGCTGCACTTCGACAACATCAAGATCGACGGTGCCGGTACGTACGCCCTGCAGATCCAGTCCCCCGGCACGGCGTCGTTCAACAGGGTCGTCGCCACGCACATCGCCCAGCCCAACCCGATCCACAACTGTGTCGGCAGCGGCTTCCAGATCACCCAGGGCACCGGCAACTCGGGCTGGTACGCGAACCCGCCCGCCTGCACCGGTGTCTGGCCCGACCCGGTATGGACCAACGGCGGGGTGCCCGGAGGCTCCGGCCCCACCGACCCGACCGACCCCACGGACCCGACCGACCCGCCCGAGGAGACGGGAAACCTCGCCCAGGGACGTCCGGTCACCGAAACCAGCCACGCCGACGTGTACGGGGCGGCCAACGCCGTCGACGGAAATGCGAACAGCTACTGGGAAAGCCGCAACAACGCCTTCCCGCAGTCCGTCACCGTGGACCTCGGCGCTCCGAAGGCGGTGAAGAGGCTGGTGCTGAAGCTGCCCCCGGCCGCCGCGTGGGCGACCCGCACCCAGACGATCGGGGTGTCGGGCAGCACCGACAACTCGGCGTACACCGCGCTGAAGGCACCGGCGGGATACACGTTCGACCCGTCGAGCGGGAACACCGCCACCATCAGCCTTCCTGGGACGCCGGTCCGCCACCTCCGGCTCACCTTCACCGCGAACACCGGCTGGCCGGCCGGCCAGCTGTCCGAACTGGAGGCCTACACCCACTGA
- a CDS encoding NUDIX hydrolase, protein MTTTNYATYIAGLPRVLAAAASLFRDGTGRILLVEPNYRAGWALPGGTVESDAGEGPRQAARRETAEEIGLDLEPGRLLAVDWARGTARPPIAAYLYDGGVLSDEQFAAIRLQEAELLSWKLVERAALDGYLPGPLGLRVRAALDVLDSGAGTAELEDGEPAAR, encoded by the coding sequence GTGACCACCACTAACTACGCCACCTACATCGCGGGCCTGCCCCGGGTCCTCGCCGCGGCCGCCTCGCTGTTCCGGGACGGGACCGGACGGATCCTGCTCGTCGAGCCGAACTACCGCGCGGGCTGGGCGCTGCCCGGCGGCACGGTCGAGTCCGACGCGGGCGAGGGTCCCCGGCAGGCCGCGCGCAGGGAGACGGCGGAGGAGATCGGCCTCGATCTGGAGCCGGGCCGGCTGCTCGCGGTCGACTGGGCGCGCGGCACCGCCCGCCCACCGATCGCCGCGTACCTGTACGACGGCGGTGTCCTGTCCGACGAGCAGTTCGCGGCGATCCGGCTCCAGGAGGCGGAGCTGCTGTCCTGGAAGCTCGTGGAGCGCGCCGCCCTCGACGGGTACCTCCCGGGCCCGCTCGGGCTGCGGGTGCGGGCGGCGCTGGACGTGCTGGACTCCGGGGCGGGCACGGCCGAGCTGGAGGACGGCGAACCGGCCGCCCGCTGA
- a CDS encoding ABC transporter ATP-binding protein, which yields MATLEIRGLSVGYGPVRALRDVSVDVPAGAITAVLGGNGAGKTTLLRAVSRTLGFHRGTGTGSIRFDGRPLDGLRPAQVVAAGVIQVPEGRQVFARMTVADNLRAGALGARGGRRTVAAALERVHELFPVLGQRAHQRAGLLSGGEQQMLAMGRALMAGPRLLLLDEPSLGLAPLMATRIAETIQEINAGGTSVMLVEQNAAIALRLASTAYVLDVGEVALHGPADELAASDEVRRRYLGVVDETAAEDATQAVAGPSRSLSRWSA from the coding sequence ATGGCAACGCTCGAGATCCGCGGACTGTCCGTGGGCTACGGCCCGGTACGGGCACTGCGCGACGTCTCCGTCGACGTGCCGGCCGGCGCTATCACCGCCGTTCTCGGTGGCAACGGCGCCGGCAAGACCACGCTGCTGCGGGCCGTATCGCGGACCCTCGGCTTCCACCGCGGGACGGGCACGGGCAGCATCCGCTTCGACGGCCGGCCCCTGGACGGGTTGCGCCCCGCCCAGGTGGTGGCCGCCGGGGTGATCCAGGTGCCGGAGGGCAGGCAGGTGTTCGCCCGGATGACGGTGGCCGACAATCTGCGGGCCGGCGCGCTCGGGGCCCGCGGCGGGCGCAGGACCGTCGCCGCCGCACTCGAACGCGTGCACGAACTGTTCCCGGTCCTCGGCCAGCGGGCGCACCAGCGGGCCGGCCTGCTGTCCGGTGGCGAGCAGCAGATGCTGGCCATGGGACGGGCCCTGATGGCCGGCCCCAGGCTGCTGCTCCTGGACGAGCCGTCCCTCGGCCTCGCGCCGCTGATGGCCACCCGGATCGCCGAGACCATCCAGGAGATCAACGCGGGCGGCACCTCCGTGATGCTCGTCGAGCAGAACGCGGCCATCGCGCTGCGGCTCGCCTCCACCGCGTACGTCCTGGACGTCGGTGAGGTCGCCCTCCACGGACCGGCCGACGAGCTCGCCGCCTCCGACGAGGTACGCAGGCGCTACCTGGGCGTGGTCGACGAGACGGCCGCCGAGGACGCGACGCAGGCTGTCGCCGGCCCGTCGCGGTCGCTGAGCAGGTGGTCCGCATGA
- a CDS encoding ABC transporter ATP-binding protein, with protein MSAAPATTAPATAPAALAVREVTVRFAGLTALDAVSFTVEPGSVHAVIGPNGAGKSTTFNVLSGVYRATSGSVHLGSTELTGLAPHRIAGLGVARTFQNLALPPHATVADSLLLGRHRLTRTGFVAAGLRLPSAAREGRLHRARVREIAEFIGLEKELETPAGILPYGKQKLVELGRALCMEPQVLLLDEPVAGMTADERRRVAAVVADVRDSLGISIVLVEHDMGVVMRLADAVTVLDFGRRIAGGRPAEVQNDPAVVQAYLGTQE; from the coding sequence ATGAGCGCCGCCCCCGCCACCACGGCGCCGGCCACCGCCCCGGCCGCGCTCGCCGTCCGCGAGGTGACCGTGCGCTTCGCCGGCCTCACCGCCCTGGACGCGGTCTCCTTCACCGTCGAACCGGGCAGCGTGCACGCCGTCATCGGGCCCAACGGCGCCGGCAAGTCCACCACCTTCAACGTGCTCTCCGGCGTCTACCGCGCCACCTCCGGCTCCGTCCACCTCGGTTCCACCGAACTCACCGGGCTCGCCCCGCACCGGATCGCCGGCCTCGGCGTGGCCCGCACCTTCCAGAACCTGGCCCTGCCCCCGCACGCCACGGTCGCCGACAGCCTGCTGCTGGGCCGGCACCGCCTCACCCGCACCGGCTTCGTGGCAGCCGGACTGCGGCTGCCGTCGGCGGCCCGCGAGGGCCGCCTGCACCGTGCGCGGGTCCGGGAGATCGCCGAGTTCATCGGCCTGGAGAAGGAGCTGGAGACGCCCGCCGGGATCCTTCCGTACGGGAAGCAGAAGCTCGTCGAGCTCGGCAGGGCGCTCTGCATGGAACCGCAGGTGCTGCTTCTCGACGAACCCGTCGCCGGCATGACGGCCGACGAGCGGCGCCGCGTCGCGGCCGTCGTCGCCGACGTACGCGACAGCCTGGGCATCTCGATCGTGCTGGTCGAACACGACATGGGCGTGGTGATGCGGCTCGCGGACGCGGTGACCGTACTCGACTTCGGGCGCAGGATCGCCGGCGGGCGGCCCGCCGAGGTGCAGAACGATCCGGCCGTCGTCCAGGCCTACTTGGGGACTCAGGAATGA
- a CDS encoding glycerate kinase, whose translation MKTARVLVAADKFKGSLTAVQVAERVTAGLRRVVPDVQVETLPVADGGDGTVAAAVAAGFERREARVTGPLGTPVDASYAVRGTTAVVEMAEASGLQHLPAGEFAPLTATTYGSGELLAAALDAGARTIVFGVGGSATTDGGAGMLAALGARFLDADGKPVGPGGGGLADLAEADLSGLDPRVADIDLILASDVDNPLTGPKGAPEVYGRQKGATEEDIAVLDAALAHYASVLGPEHAELPGAGAAGGIGYGALVALGARFRPGIDVMLDVLGFAPALARATLVVTGEGSLDEQTLHGKAPAGVAAAARAAGVEVVAVCGRLALPAEALGRAGIRRAYALSELEPDPAVSMAQAGPLLERVAESIARDFLS comes from the coding sequence ATGAAGACCGCCCGCGTGCTCGTCGCGGCGGACAAGTTCAAGGGCTCGCTCACGGCCGTACAGGTCGCGGAGCGGGTGACGGCCGGGCTGCGGCGCGTCGTACCCGATGTGCAGGTCGAGACCCTGCCCGTCGCGGACGGCGGCGACGGCACGGTCGCGGCGGCGGTGGCCGCCGGATTCGAGCGCCGTGAGGCGCGGGTGACCGGGCCGCTGGGGACGCCGGTGGACGCGTCCTACGCGGTACGCGGGACCACCGCCGTGGTGGAGATGGCGGAGGCGTCCGGCCTCCAGCACCTGCCGGCCGGGGAGTTCGCCCCGCTCACGGCGACCACGTACGGCTCCGGTGAACTGCTGGCGGCCGCGCTGGACGCGGGTGCCCGGACGATCGTGTTCGGTGTGGGCGGCAGCGCGACGACCGACGGCGGCGCGGGCATGCTCGCCGCCCTCGGGGCCCGCTTCCTGGACGCGGACGGCAAGCCCGTCGGCCCCGGCGGCGGCGGGCTCGCCGACCTGGCCGAGGCCGACCTGTCGGGGCTGGACCCGCGGGTGGCGGACATCGACCTGATCCTGGCCAGCGACGTGGACAACCCGCTCACCGGGCCGAAGGGCGCGCCCGAGGTGTACGGGCGTCAGAAGGGCGCCACCGAGGAGGACATCGCGGTCCTGGACGCGGCGCTCGCGCACTACGCCTCCGTACTGGGGCCCGAACACGCCGAGCTCCCCGGAGCCGGCGCCGCCGGCGGCATCGGTTACGGGGCCCTGGTCGCCCTGGGCGCACGCTTCCGGCCCGGTATCGACGTCATGCTCGACGTCCTGGGCTTCGCCCCGGCGCTCGCCCGGGCCACGCTCGTCGTGACGGGCGAGGGCTCGCTCGACGAGCAGACCCTGCACGGCAAGGCCCCGGCGGGCGTGGCCGCGGCGGCCCGCGCGGCCGGCGTGGAGGTCGTCGCCGTCTGCGGGCGTCTGGCCCTGCCGGCCGAGGCTCTGGGCCGGGCCGGCATCCGCCGGGCCTACGCCCTGTCGGAGCTGGAACCCGACCCGGCGGTCTCCATGGCACAGGCGGGCCCCCTGCTGGAACGCGTGGCCGAGTCGATCGCCCGCGACTTCCTGTCCTGA
- a CDS encoding branched-chain amino acid ABC transporter permease, protein MSEATSTTVRDADASTAPAAGSPKPLAAGLRRPRTYLWLAGSVLLLLLPFYLDRFWLQAGLFAMAAAIGAIGLNLLTGSTGQLSMGHAFFLAVGAYGYSVLAGESNSENGHEISGLGLPTWLAAILAVLLAGAAGGLFSPIAGRLRGAYLGIATLALIFIGQHVLFNAGSLTGGFNGRSVPPLSLFGFTFDDTEVVVAAVPFQSSEKLWYVALLALAAGGLFARGVLRSRPGRALNAIRDHRIAAGVMGVPVARYRAAVFVLSSMYAGLAGVLLALVFQRTVPEYFGMVLSLEYLAMIVIGGLGSVAGAVVGAAFVSLLPQVLTHYSDSLPLVSAPGTGGIAPGEASRYLYGAAVVAVVLFLPGGIARPKKSGEKK, encoded by the coding sequence GTGTCTGAGGCCACGTCCACCACCGTCAGGGACGCCGACGCGTCCACCGCGCCGGCCGCCGGTTCCCCGAAGCCGCTCGCCGCGGGTCTGCGGCGGCCCCGCACCTATCTCTGGCTCGCCGGATCCGTCCTGCTCCTGCTGCTCCCCTTCTACCTGGACCGCTTCTGGCTGCAGGCAGGACTCTTCGCGATGGCCGCCGCGATCGGCGCCATCGGCCTCAACCTGCTCACCGGCAGCACCGGCCAGCTCTCCATGGGCCACGCGTTCTTCCTCGCCGTCGGCGCGTACGGCTACAGCGTCCTCGCGGGGGAGAGCAACTCGGAGAACGGCCACGAGATCAGCGGGCTCGGCCTGCCGACCTGGCTCGCCGCGATCCTCGCCGTCCTGCTGGCGGGTGCCGCGGGCGGACTGTTCAGCCCGATCGCGGGCCGGCTGCGCGGCGCCTACCTCGGCATCGCCACGCTCGCGCTGATCTTCATCGGCCAGCACGTGCTCTTCAACGCGGGTTCGCTCACCGGCGGCTTCAACGGCCGTTCCGTGCCCCCGCTGTCGCTGTTCGGCTTCACGTTCGACGACACCGAAGTGGTCGTCGCGGCAGTGCCCTTCCAGTCCTCCGAGAAGCTCTGGTACGTGGCCCTGCTCGCCCTCGCCGCCGGCGGTCTCTTCGCCCGCGGCGTGCTGCGGAGCAGGCCGGGCCGTGCGCTGAACGCCATCCGTGACCACCGGATCGCCGCCGGTGTGATGGGCGTCCCCGTGGCACGGTACCGGGCCGCGGTGTTCGTCCTGTCCTCCATGTACGCGGGGCTCGCGGGTGTCCTGCTCGCCCTGGTCTTCCAGCGGACCGTGCCCGAGTACTTCGGCATGGTCCTGTCCCTCGAGTACCTGGCCATGATCGTCATCGGCGGGCTCGGCAGCGTCGCGGGAGCCGTCGTCGGCGCCGCGTTCGTCTCGCTGCTCCCGCAGGTGCTGACCCACTACAGCGACTCCCTCCCCTTGGTCTCCGCCCCCGGTACGGGCGGCATCGCACCAGGTGAGGCGTCCCGCTACCTGTACGGCGCCGCGGTGGTCGCGGTCGTCCTGTTCCTGCCCGGCGGCATTGCGCGTCCGAAGAAATCTGGGGAGAAGAAATGA